The Arachis duranensis cultivar V14167 chromosome 9, aradu.V14167.gnm2.J7QH, whole genome shotgun sequence genomic sequence TGGTTTCTGGATCTGTGCAACTTAAGGACTACAGTTTGAGGAGAAAATTTATGCAAACGTTCTTCCTTGCACCACAAGAAAAAggatattttgttttaaatgacatttttcacTTTGTTGAAGAGGAACCAATTCATCATCACCAAGCAGTCTTTCTAGCTCAGAACAATCTTGATTCAAAATTGAATGCTCCTACCACAAATAATCCAGGTAAGTTCTGACTTCATGCTTAGGTTCTTATACTCGTGTTTATAATTATTGCTTCAATTGTTAGTTATGGACTTATTGTAATTGCAATTGGAAGAAAAACACAAAGTAagatttttctgttttcatataaaagaaaattttcattagaagaaaaggaaagagatATTCTGCTTCTAATAAAATTTCTTAGAAGTTGTGTTTGGGATTTCTTGTCTCTCGATGGGACCTTCCTATTCTTTAGCTTGGATCCTGTTCTTTAGCTTGGATGGCGACTCTGCATTCTGttaattgaattaattagtGATAAATGTTTTTATAGAGCATattcttttagaaaaatttcAGCAACATTAGTTTaactttaatatattatatgtagCATAATAGTGAGCATATCCTTGTGGCTGATTATGTAATAACCAGCATAATTGATTCTCATGACTTGTAATATTTTGTTCAATTAGTGAGAGCTATCTGTTTTTCAGTCTCCAGCTACCTGTTGGGTGGAGATTTACAGGCAAGGGAGTTTGTCACTACAAATGAGGTTAAAGAAAATGGCGTAGTTGATAATTATGGATTTGCAGAGCAACAAATCCAGCGCGTCCATGATTCTGAACATATTCAGGAGCAGGTTGTTGCTGAAGAGTCACATGGTTCACTTCAATCAACTGTCAATGTTGTGCAAGACCAGGTACCTGCTGCGGAAGAGTCTTCTGAGGAGCCTCTAAAACAAACTTATGCTTCCATAGTATGTGTGAATCATCCAATACATTAGTGCCTCAATGTTTTCGTTTGGAATTTATTGATGACTTTGGAATTGACCATTATTATTGTCCTTGCAAGTTACGGGTGGCCAAAGGACAATCTGCACCAGTTGTAGCTTCTCAGCCATTGCAAACGAACGTGTCCTCCTTGGAATGGGATAATACCCCACTGAGTAGCAATCAACAAACAACTGCTTCAACTAATGCACTTGATAGGTTTGGAACTGATGCAGCTGAAGAGGTCCCTGCAACAGAAGACGAAGGTTATTGTGAGTATTTTGTTCTTCTACtgagtgttttttttattatttagtattttttttttgggtgtaAATTACATTTTGATGGTTCATTATGTTATCTTTATTTCCAGTTTTTACCAATAAAGTTGTTTGTTTGAATCCTTCAATGTGCTAGTCCGTATTGTTTATCATGTACTCGTTTGTTATTTctgtgtattttaatttgttccattttctttcagATGAAATCAAATCTGTTTATGTGAGAAACTTGTCACCTGCTGTGTCTGCTGCTGATATTGAACAGGAATTCAAGAATTTTGGTAGGATCAGGCCTGATGGTGTTGTCATAAGAAGCCGGAAGGTATGTGTTTACGTCTTCAATGAAGTATGCCGGTTAATTCATATCCCATTACAAACCTAAACTTTTCACTTTTCTTCAGGATGTCGGAGTTTGCTATGCATTTGTTGAATTTGAAGATATGAGCGGCGTTCATAATGCAGTCAAGGTTTAGATTTCAGTTTTAAATGAGTTGCTTTATTGTACATTATCACCTGTTCAAAATTATTGATCTATTTGCCTCTGGTTGCACCTTACAAGTCTTAATTTCCCAGGGCCTAGTTTCTGATTTCAAATTCTGTTTTCTCatgtttattttatacttttgcAGGCAGGATCTGTAGAGGTAGGAGGAAGACAAGTATACATCGAAGAGCGGAGACCAAACAGTAACATCCCTTCCCGTGGAGGAAGTATGCTTTCCTTTATtcttatttaatgtttttcttctttttttaacaaattaagtTGTTTAGTGCTAATTGCGTGAGCTCAATTATGTTGACTATGGATCATGGTAGCTTTCATGCTGATATCCTTGTCAACCGCACTGTTTGATGGACTCTTCCTGGTGACATGGACAAAGATATTTATCCTTGGTCCACGTCGCAGTTAGCCAGTTAATTTGTTTCGTGTCATGAAATATTCAAAATGATACATTATCTAATCAAAAGTTGACTCTTTATGTTGTTTTAATGATGGCATTCACACTGGTTAAGGATTGAAATTTAATAACTTGAATGTAGACACAAGAAGATGTAATAGTATTGTCTGATTCATGCAGCGAAATTGAAGATTTTGTATTCATAAAGAAATGTTTACAAGCATTCTGAAGTAGCTTTGCTTTTATGATTATTGTATTCTCAACAGGAAGAGGTAGAGGGAGGGGTAGCTATCAGTCAGATACCCAAAGAGGGCGTTACGGCTCGAGGAACCTCGGCAGGGAAAGTGGCCAAGATGGAGGTGAAAGAGAGTATAACAGACCGAAAGGAAATGGTTTCTATAGACCAAGTCCCCGCCACGAGAGAGGATATTCAGTGCACCAAGCACCAAGAAATGGTCACAATCATGCTGAgtcaacataaatttttttgcCAAAAGTACCAAAATGAATCCAGAAGAAGACACTTGAGttctataatttttgaaatcttaaattatggtttattatttttgttaagggGCTTCAtggtttatttgtttcttcagGAATTTTCATTATGATTAGTTGGCAGGTCTAAAATATCCCTTGGGTTGTTTAATGACCATTGAAGTATAGTTATTTTCATCTAAGGTTCATGATTACCTCATAGttttatgttgtttgatgaGATGATTTTGATGCAACAATTTGTATATTGTACATTGATCATATCTTGTCTTTTCCTGTGCTAGTCTGCATTCCTTGCTACTTATTAATGGTACGCCTTTTCGGCTTTTCCTTTTAATGGATGAAGGCTTACAAGAAAAATGATCTAAAAAATAGAGCCATGTTCCGCTACTTACAATGTTTGGGAGATAAAAACTAGGGTTCAGTTTCGGGCTTCCTGTATGAAACTACGTTTAGATTTATAttgtttgatttaaattcatgttttatAAATTAGAGAAAAGGATAAATTGATCTCTGATTTTTTGGTCTGCGACCATTTTAGTTtttgaggatctaaaaatatatttaagtccctgattttttcaaaatttagacATATCGATTCTTGAATTTAAtttgttcaattttaaaaactctTTCACGTGTGCATCTGTATCAACTAGGTCAATACAATAGGAATcacgtttaatttttttgttgagtTTGACAAATTCAAGTGAACATGAGGAATTGATATGTCCAGGTTTTGAAAAAAGTCAagaacttaaatatattttcaaaatcttcgaGAACTTAAATGTCTGCGAATCAAAAGGTCAATgatttatttgtctttttctcttataattaatatatattataatataatatttaaaatattatattttaatactttaaataataatttgagTGGTGTTTAAAATAAAGccaaaaaatattagaattgaGTGTGAATATACTTAAACATGGCGTGTCACAGATATAATTTCAGCCTGGAAAAAGGccaaaaaataagtaaaaaatagtCTTAGAAAGATTTTTCTAAATTGgtctttgaaattttttttaattaaattcgtcCTTTAGGTTGCGTTTGTTTCTAAGAATAGAACATGACAAGACACTGAGAACAGGACATGATAAGACACTAATGGATAAAGACacaattttgtgttcttgtattctgGTTCATGATAaaatagaacaaattatgaaaatttaatttattctaatttttttcattcaaaaaaattgagatgaaaaatataacaataaaaaatataattataaaaaattaacaagaataatgaaaaaaaaataaaaaataagttgtgtccctTGTTAGTATCTCTGTGTCCTTCCTGtcaggatggacacaaaatacactaatttagtGTCTCTGGACACATTGTCTCTGTCCATGTCTCCTCTGTCAAACACGATTTTGTGTCTCAGTGTTCTTATCTCTGTGTCCTGTCTCTGCAAACAAACGCAGTCTTAAAGATTTTAACTTAGTTATATTAGTCTTTCCGTCACTTCTATTACTAACGGTGTCAGAATTTGTTAATGTGGTACGTTAAGTAACATCACAACACACACCTAGTAGTCTTAATTGAATATTAACATGATTAGTTTATGAAATTATGTTAAATCAATACCAAATTGAAGAATTCTAATACCTTAAGTTCTCCCTTTaattaggttttgatttaatataattttataaacttattatattaatagtCAATTAAGATTTTTAGATGTATGTTGTGGTATTCTTTACCGTGTTATATTAGTAAATTTTGACACATCAACAAAGAAAATGACAAAAGAACTAACATgattaacttaaaatttttaaaggatgaatttgattaaaaattttttttaataactaatttggagaacgaataatttttcaaaggtaaatttaactatttatttcaaaaaaataaaaagtagaaaGAGAGTACTTCATGTAAAAATAACTTTTGCAGGACTCATTGAAGTTACAATGAAGTGTGTTTCTGTTTTCTAAGAcagagttatttttttaatcaaagatAGTCTATTTTTCCAtccataataatataaaaatgtcgAAAGACAACACGAACCATTAACAATATTCTTTTACGAAAAAATCATTTAAAGttggaaaaaattataaaataagaaaaaaaatttaattaccattaaatttgtattttttattttttaacaaatttattattttagttcaaatgcgattaaattttattttcatagtttATCAACTTTTCACTTTAAAAAGGTTAATTCTCAAATTTTGACGCAGCGACACTAATGTCTAACTACCAAGagcaatttattattttaagaaaaaaggctaattattaattaaatttctaggatattttatattttattggaGTTGTGCTCCCATCATTAGACACTTGACAGGAAACCATACATTCTTGGAGGGCAAACAAAAGGATTTTCTCCacataaattcttaaaaataaaatattttaaataataaaaaaattgaaagtttCAAAGAATAGAGAAAATGAATAGTTTCAAAATAATAGAAGAGATAGACGattttaactaactaattaatggACGAATAAAATTGAACAATGAAACTAGCGACTAACTTAGGCGATACTGAATGGTGAGCGAGTGGTGCAGGAGACGGGATGAACGAAGGAATGGCAGAACTTTAAGAACAACAAAACACGATAAATGAAGGAGAAGGGGTTGACCCGGTTGCCAAGTCTGATGGAGTGATTACTGCTACTATGAAAATTACTGCAGACGAAAGAAAAGGACGCAATCAGGAGCACAAACATGAAACAAgtgagaaaataagaacaaattcACTTAGAAGAATATAACCCATGAGTGATGGGGAGGACATGGGTTGCGGCGGCTGAGCGAGAAGTGGGCGTAGGATCCGCTAGGCAGATTAATAGAAGAGTGATAAGCTATAACAGAGACGTACAACAAGAAGAAAGGGAATCCAATGTTGCAGTAGGAATGAACTTGAAAGAGGGGAAAGATCAATGGTGGAATTGGGAGATGTTCATAGCGATGGGCAAGAGAAAGAATGTGACAACCATGTAAAAGAAGGGTTAGAAATAGAGGTTGGTCTGGATGAAGAAAGTGAGTCTCATAGTGAGAATTAAAGACAGAGTTAGGAAGAAGAAATGACAGAACATAGAGACATGAAAACTAGATGTGGAGTAGGTGCTCTTCGGTGCAACGATGAGGAGAATATTATGGCTATTTTGCAGGAGTAAAATGAAATAATAGCTTCGAAACATAGATTGGAtaagcaaaaaaaaagtttgaagAAGTCGTCCAAAAATTGCAAACAGATGTGTAAcaagaattttaaataattttaaactctTGAAATGTTAGGGGGATGGGAAGAGTTAGTAAAttgaatatgataaaaaatttaaaaaataagtttagGTTGGATATGTTTGATTTGATAGAGACAAAAGAGGAGGTAGTGactaaatttgatttatttcataTTTGGAGAAGTGATAGACCTAACTGAAAGTTCATAAGTTCAGTTGGTACTTCTGGAGGATTATTACTAATATGGGATGAATCagtatttaaattgaataattgcTATAAAAAAGATAGATAATTGTATATAGAAGGAGTTATGGTCAAAGATAACTTTTACTGTGCTATTTGATTGGTGTATGGATCACAtgtgagagagaaaaaatatttaatgtgGGAGGAATTAAGTTATATTGTAAGATTGTGTCAGGTGTTTTTTTGTTACATGGAAGACTTCAATAAAATTGTACAtatggaagaaagaaaaggagcgACTAGCTTATCAGCGTCAGTTGAATATTTCAGAACATGGATGAATGATATGGAGTTGGTTGACTTTACGCTAAATGATCACAAGTATACATGGTTTAGGAGACAGTCTTGCAGTCATACTGATAGGTCCTTAGTTAGTTTGGGATGGCTAGATATGTATATGGAGACATAGTTGATGGGAGGATTATCCGATCATTGCCCTTTGATAATAAAAGATATAAGAGTATTTGTGGGTCTAAGATCGTTCCGCAGCTTAAATTTGTGGTTCATGCATGAAGGATTTTCAAGAATGATTAAGAAAGAGTGAAGAAAATTAGAAGATATCCaatttttagataagataaaaatattgtcAATATTGCTGGGTAGATGACATAAGCAACACTTTGGAAATATAATTGAGAAGATAAAAAGTTCGAGGATGAGATAAAGAAGAACGAAGGTAGATGATATAGTTAGCAGTGGAATTTGTGATGGTATGGTGGAggcaaggaaaaaggcattagTTAGGTGCTGTAAGAAGTCATATGTTAGATAGGATAATCACTGGAAGCAAATGTTTAGATCTCGACATGCTAAGGAGATGGATAGGAACACAAGATACCTTCAGAATATTGTGTCGGTGACAAAAAAGAACAACCAGATTTAGATACTGATGATTAATAAGAGATTGGTGAGGAATCATATGCGAACATCAAGGTTGCAATTAGagacttttataaaaaattgtacAACTAGAAAGCTTCTCCAAATATTAGTTTTCGGGATGATTTAGTCAATCGGATAGAGATGAAGGAGGCTGTAGCGCTAGAGGTAATGTTGGTGGAGGAAGTGAAAGAGGCAGTTTAAGATTGTGAATCATCTAAAGCTCTAGGTAGTAATGGATATAAcatgaattttataaaagaagTGTTAGAAGGAGATTGAAATAACATTTACTATAGTTGTGATGAGTTTTTTTTAGAAGGAAAGATTGCCAGTAGACTCTAATGTTACATGGGTAGCTTTGGCTCTGAAATTTGTTGAgacaaagaaaatgaaagaccTCAAATCTATTAGCATGGGTAGATTTATCTATAAGATTATATCTAAAGTATTGATAAGAAGAATAAGGAGCATAATgtcatatttaattaaaaaatcacaGAGTGTCTTTGTTAAGGAGAGAAAGACACA encodes the following:
- the LOC107466556 gene encoding nuclear transport factor 2: MATAYPFAVSAAQVGTYFVGQYYHVLQHKPELVFQFYSDASTMVRIDGNARETATAMLQIHALVMSLSYTGIEIKTAQSLDSWSGGVLVMVSGSVQLKDYSLRRKFMQTFFLAPQEKGYFVLNDIFHFVEEEPIHHHQAVFLAQNNLDSKLNAPTTNNPVSSYLLGGDLQAREFVTTNEVKENGVVDNYGFAEQQIQRVHDSEHIQEQVVAEESHGSLQSTVNVVQDQVPAAEESSEEPLKQTYASILRVAKGQSAPVVASQPLQTNVSSLEWDNTPLSSNQQTTASTNALDRFGTDAAEEVPATEDEGYYEIKSVYVRNLSPAVSAADIEQEFKNFGRIRPDGVVIRSRKDVGVCYAFVEFEDMSGVHNAVKAGSVEVGGRQVYIEERRPNSNIPSRGGRRGRGRGSYQSDTQRGRYGSRNLGRESGQDGGEREYNRPKGNGFYRPSPRHERGYSVHQAPRNGHNHAEST